A portion of the Periophthalmus magnuspinnatus isolate fPerMag1 chromosome 2, fPerMag1.2.pri, whole genome shotgun sequence genome contains these proteins:
- the zeb2b gene encoding zinc finger E-box-binding homeobox 2b isoform X2 — translation MKHEMMADGPRCKRRKQANPRRKNALNYENVVETGSDSEEDDKLPVSEEDPLLNGTGSPGSLTNPEASPRVESHGMLGKEEDDDDMRDSGVEHIWPDNDMLSASVDGADEMKDDFDALGPDGTLQTVGNGTVNSMDCTSEFEDFFSKRKLDESDGHVDSIAEYLQRGDTAIIYPEAPEELSRLGTPEAAGPEENDLPPGTPDAFAQLLTCPYCDRGYKRLTSLKEHIKYRHEKNEENFACPLCNYTFAYRTQLERHMATHKPARDQHQLLNQAAGNRKFKCTECGKAFKYKHHLKEHLRIHSGEKPYECPNCKKRFSHSGSYSSHISSKKCIGLIAVNGRMRANMKTGSSPTSASSSPTNTAITQLRQKLENGKPLGLPEPNNHHMSIKTEPLDFNDYKLMMASHGFGAPGPFMNGGVGGNSPMGVHHNSTAQSPLQHLGMAGLDSPLLGYHGPLANNLSEVQKVLQIVDNTVCRQKMDCKPEELSKLKAYMKELGSQMEEQQKQAGGQVGLPLVSHNGATKSIIDYTLEKVNEAKACLQSLTTDSKRQISNIKREKSNHMLDGGVDDKVQENMFTPYACQYCKETFPGPIPLHQHERYLCKMNEEIKAVLQPTENLMANKPGLFLEKNSHLSPSLLSDKGLPAPLNPYRDHMSVLKAYFAMNMEPNSEELLKISIAVGLPQEFVKEWFEQRKMYQYGSTRTPPLEHRNNSDMVIGTNNLHTPPKDSMVPQSPVSLMKATERITSPSIAELHNNVNNCDNPLRHLKNHQFSGSAKARGDKLDHSRSNTPSPLNLSSTSSKHSHSSSYTPNSLTSEDLQAEPLDLSLPRLMREPKHALTVKSRPKINSITMDHSSIPSPREHFEEPLNLAYLKKEFSAANNGNLEKSTSPIFGINPFAAKPLYTSLPPQSAFPPATFMPPMQASIPGLRPYPGIDQMGFLPHMAYTYAAGAATFAEMQQRRKYQRKPGFQGDLLDATPDYLSGLDDMTDPDSCLSRKKIKKTESGKRPHQCQICKKAFKHKHHLIEHSRLHSGEKPYQCDKCGKRFSHSGSYSQHMNHRYSYCKREAEEREAAEREAREKGGHLEPTELLMSRAYLQGLAPQGYPELGEREPILRHEAAVATMNGGGGAIREERKEVEGTYGKMGNSGGGGGGGGAREEEFEEEEEESKSMDTDPETLRDEEDESSLDGKTETKSPEHEDNAEDAI, via the exons cacTGAACTATGAGAACGTGGTGGAAACCGGCTCAGACTCGGAGGAGGACGACAAGCTTCCGGTATCCGAGGAAGATCCCCTGCTGAACGGCACTGGAAGCCCCGGCAGCTTGACCAATCCGGAGGCGTCTCCACGGGTCGAGAGCCACGGCATGTTGGGTAAAGAGGAGGACGATGACGACATGAGGGACAGCGGCGTGGAGCACATCTGGCCCGACAACGACATGCTCAGCGCGTCTGTAGATGGCGCCG ATGAAATGAAGGACGATTTCGACGCTCTGGGGCCAGACGGCACATTGCAGACAGTTGGAAACGGTACAG TGAACAGTATGGATTGCACTTCAGAATTCGAGGACTTCTTCTCCAAAAGGAAGCTGGACGAAAGCGACGGTCACGTGGACAGTATCGCCGAGTACCTCCAGAGAGGAGACACCGCCATCATCTACCCCGAAGCCCCAGAAGAGCTGTCCCGCCTGGGTACACCTGAGGCGGCTGGCCCAGAGGAGAATG ACCTGCCACCTGGAACGCCAGATGCTTTCGCCCAACTGTTGACCTGCCCGTACTGCGACCGCGGCTACAAGCGCTTGACGTCGCTGAAGGAACACATCAAGTACCGGCACGAGAAGAACGAGGAGAACTTCGCCTGTCCGCTATGTAACTACACGTTTGCGTACCGCACTCAGCTGGAGCGGCATATGGCCACGCACAAGCCCGCCAGAGACCAG CACCAACTGTTAAACCAAGCAGCTGGCAACCGCAAGTTCAAATGCACCGAGTGTGGCAAGGCGTTCAAATACAAGCACCATCTGAAAGAACACCTCCGGATCCACAGcg GTGAAAAACCCTACGAATGCCCCAACTGCAAGAAGCGCTTCTCCCACTCGGGCTCCTACAGCTCACACATCAGCAGCAAAAAGTGCATCGGCCTGATCGCTGTGAACGGACGCATGCGAGCCAACATGAAGACTGGCTCCTCCCCCACGTCCGCCTCCTCCTCGCCAACTAACACCGCGATCACCCAGCTCCGGCAAAAACTCGAAAACGGGAAACCTCTCGGCCTTCCAGAACCTAACAACCACCACATGAGCATCAAGACAGAACCACTAGACTTCAATGACTACAAGCTCATGATGGCGTCGCACGGGTTCGGGGCGCCAGGACCTTTTATGAACGGAGGCGTGGGTGGCAACAGTCCCATGGGCGTCCACCACAACTCCACAGCCCAAAGCCCGCTGCAGCACCTGGGCATGGCCGGGCTGGATTCGCCCTTACTAGGCTACCACGGCCCGCTAGCTAACAACCTGAGTGAGGTACAGAAGGTGCTCCAGATCGTGGACAATACCGTTTGCCGGCAGAAGATGGACTGCAAACCAGAGGAGCTATCCAAACTCAAGGCCTACATGAAGGAGCTGGGGTCTcagatggaggagcagcagaagcAGGCAGGCGGGCAGGTCGGGCTCCCCCTGGTCAGCCACAACGGAGCCACCAAAAGTATTATCGACTACACGCTAGAGAAAGTGAACGAAGCCAAAGCCTGCCTCCAGAGCCTCACCACGGACTCCAAGAGGCAGATTAGCAATATCAAACGGGAGAAGTCCAACCACATGCTCGACGGAGGTGTGGATGACAAGGTGCAGGAGAACATGTTTACACCGTATGCTTGCCAATACTGCAAAGAAACCTTCCCCGGGCCCATCCCCTTACACCAGCACGAGCGCTACCTGTGTAAGATGAATGAGGAGATCAAGGCCGTGCTGCAGCCCACGGAAAACCTGATGGCCAACAAACCAGGCCTGTTCCTGGAGAAGAACAGccacctctccccctcccttctgtcgGACAAGGGCCTCCCCGCGCCTCTTAATCCTTACAGGGACCACATGTCTGTGCTAAAGGCATACTTCGCCATGAACATGGAGCCCAACTCAGAGGAGCTGCTTAAGATTTCCATAGCCGTGGGCCTTCCTCAGGAATTTGTCAAAGAGTGGTTTGAGCAGCGGAAGATGTACCAGTACGGCAGCACCAGGACGCCCCCGCTGGAGCACAGGAACAACTCAGACATGGTAATCGGAACAAATAACCTCCACACTCCTCCTAAAGACTCTATGGTGCCCCAGTCACCTGTGTCTCTCATGAAAGCTACTGAGCGCATCACGTCCCCCTCCATCGCCGAGCTCCACAACAACGTCAACAACTGTGACAACCCTCTGAGACATCTGAAAAACCACCAGTTCAGCGGCAGTGCCAAAGCCCGCGGAGACAAGCTGGACCACTCCCGCAGTAACACGCCCTCCCCCCTCAATctgtcctccacctcctccaagcACTCACACAGCAGCTCCTACACTCCCAACAGCTTGACTTCAGAGGACCTGCAGGCCGAGCCGCTGGACCTGTCTCTGCCCCGCCTCATGAGGGAGCCCAAGCATGCACTGACTGTCAAAAGCAGACCCAAAATCAACAGTATCACCATGGACCACAGCAGCATCCCCTCGCCCAGAGAGCACTTCGAAGAGCCTTTGAACTTGGCCTATCTCAAAAAGGAATTCTCCGCCGCCAACAACGGAAACTTAGAGAAAAGCACTAGCCCTATTTTTGGCATTAACCCTTTTGCAGCCAAGCCCCTGTACACGTCCCTCCCCCCTCAGAGCGCGTTCCCTCCGGCCACATTCATGCCCCCCATGCAAGCTAGCATCCCAGGGCTGAGGCCATACCCAGGCATTGATCAGATGGGCTTCCTACCACACATGGCCTACACTTATGCAGCGGGGGCAGCTACGTTTGCCGAGATGCAGCAGAGAAGGAAGTACCAGCGGAAACCCGGGTTCCAG GGGGACCTGCTGGACGCCACGCCCGATTACTTGTCCGGCCTGGATGACATGACAGACCCCGACTCCTGTCTGTCGCGGAAGAAGATTAAGAAGACTGAAAGTG GGAAGCGACCCCACCAATGTCAGATCTGCAAGAAGGCCTTCAAACACAAGCACCATCTAATCGAGCACTCGCGTCTTCATTCTGGGGAAAAACCGTACCAGTGCGACAAATGCGGCAAACGGTTTTCGCACTCCGGTTCGTATTCCCAGCACATGAACCACCGCTATTCCTACTGCAAACGGGAAGCGGAGGAACGCGAGGCGGCTGAGAGGGAAGCGAGGGAGAAGGGCGGTCACCTGGAGCCCACCGAGCTGCTCATGAGTCGGGCTTACCTGCAAGGCCTGGCCCCGCAAGGTTACCCGGAGCTGGGCGAACGCGAGCCGATCCTGAGGCACGAGGCGGCCGTGGCGACGATGaacggagggggcggggccataaGGGAGGAACGCAAGGAAGTGGAAGGAACGTACGGGAAGATGGGTAatagtggaggaggaggaggaggaggtggagcgagggaggaggagttcgaggaagaggaggaggagagcaaaaGCATGGACACGGACCCGGAGACGCTGAGGGACGAAGAGGACGAGAGCTCGCTGGACGGCAAAACGGAAACCAAATCACCGGAGCATGAGGACAACGCGGAGGACGCCATTTGA
- the zeb2b gene encoding zinc finger E-box-binding homeobox 2b isoform X1 → MKHEMMADGPRCKRRKQANPRRKNALNYENVVETGSDSEEDDKLPVSEEDPLLNGTGSPGSLTNPEASPRVESHGMLGKEEDDDDMRDSGVEHIWPDNDMLSASVDGADEMKDDFDALGPDGTLQTVGNGTVNSMDCTSEFEDFFSKRKLDESDGHVDSIAEYLQRGDTAIIYPEAPEELSRLGTPEAAGPEENDLPPGTPDAFAQLLTCPYCDRGYKRLTSLKEHIKYRHEKNEENFACPLCNYTFAYRTQLERHMATHKPARDQHQLLNQAAGNRKFKCTECGKAFKYKHHLKEHLRIHSGEKPYECPNCKKRFSHSGSYSSHISSKKCIGLIAVNGRMRANMKTGSSPTSASSSPTNTAITQLRQKLENGKPLGLPEPNNHHMSIKTEPLDFNDYKLMMASHGFGAPGPFMNGGVGGNSPMGVHHNSTAQSPLQHLGMAGLDSPLLGYHGPLANNLSEVQKVLQIVDNTVCRQKMDCKPEELSKLKAYMKELGSQMEEQQKQAGGQVGLPLVSHNGATKSIIDYTLEKVNEAKACLQSLTTDSKRQISNIKREKSNHMLDGGVDDKVQENMFTPYACQYCKETFPGPIPLHQHERYLCKMNEEIKAVLQPTENLMANKPGLFLEKNSHLSPSLLSDKGLPAPLNPYRDHMSVLKAYFAMNMEPNSEELLKISIAVGLPQEFVKEWFEQRKMYQYGSTRTPPLEHRNNSDMVIGTNNLHTPPKDSMVPQSPVSLMKATERITSPSIAELHNNVNNCDNPLRHLKNHQFSGSAKARGDKLDHSRSNTPSPLNLSSTSSKHSHSSSYTPNSLTSEDLQAEPLDLSLPRLMREPKHALTVKSRPKINSITMDHSSIPSPREHFEEPLNLAYLKKEFSAANNGNLEKSTSPIFGINPFAAKPLYTSLPPQSAFPPATFMPPMQASIPGLRPYPGIDQMGFLPHMAYTYAAGAATFAEMQQRRKYQRKPGFQGDLLDATPDYLSGLDDMTDPDSCLSRKKIKKTESGMYACDLCDKTFQKSSSLLRHKYEHTGKRPHQCQICKKAFKHKHHLIEHSRLHSGEKPYQCDKCGKRFSHSGSYSQHMNHRYSYCKREAEEREAAEREAREKGGHLEPTELLMSRAYLQGLAPQGYPELGEREPILRHEAAVATMNGGGGAIREERKEVEGTYGKMGNSGGGGGGGGAREEEFEEEEEESKSMDTDPETLRDEEDESSLDGKTETKSPEHEDNAEDAI, encoded by the exons cacTGAACTATGAGAACGTGGTGGAAACCGGCTCAGACTCGGAGGAGGACGACAAGCTTCCGGTATCCGAGGAAGATCCCCTGCTGAACGGCACTGGAAGCCCCGGCAGCTTGACCAATCCGGAGGCGTCTCCACGGGTCGAGAGCCACGGCATGTTGGGTAAAGAGGAGGACGATGACGACATGAGGGACAGCGGCGTGGAGCACATCTGGCCCGACAACGACATGCTCAGCGCGTCTGTAGATGGCGCCG ATGAAATGAAGGACGATTTCGACGCTCTGGGGCCAGACGGCACATTGCAGACAGTTGGAAACGGTACAG TGAACAGTATGGATTGCACTTCAGAATTCGAGGACTTCTTCTCCAAAAGGAAGCTGGACGAAAGCGACGGTCACGTGGACAGTATCGCCGAGTACCTCCAGAGAGGAGACACCGCCATCATCTACCCCGAAGCCCCAGAAGAGCTGTCCCGCCTGGGTACACCTGAGGCGGCTGGCCCAGAGGAGAATG ACCTGCCACCTGGAACGCCAGATGCTTTCGCCCAACTGTTGACCTGCCCGTACTGCGACCGCGGCTACAAGCGCTTGACGTCGCTGAAGGAACACATCAAGTACCGGCACGAGAAGAACGAGGAGAACTTCGCCTGTCCGCTATGTAACTACACGTTTGCGTACCGCACTCAGCTGGAGCGGCATATGGCCACGCACAAGCCCGCCAGAGACCAG CACCAACTGTTAAACCAAGCAGCTGGCAACCGCAAGTTCAAATGCACCGAGTGTGGCAAGGCGTTCAAATACAAGCACCATCTGAAAGAACACCTCCGGATCCACAGcg GTGAAAAACCCTACGAATGCCCCAACTGCAAGAAGCGCTTCTCCCACTCGGGCTCCTACAGCTCACACATCAGCAGCAAAAAGTGCATCGGCCTGATCGCTGTGAACGGACGCATGCGAGCCAACATGAAGACTGGCTCCTCCCCCACGTCCGCCTCCTCCTCGCCAACTAACACCGCGATCACCCAGCTCCGGCAAAAACTCGAAAACGGGAAACCTCTCGGCCTTCCAGAACCTAACAACCACCACATGAGCATCAAGACAGAACCACTAGACTTCAATGACTACAAGCTCATGATGGCGTCGCACGGGTTCGGGGCGCCAGGACCTTTTATGAACGGAGGCGTGGGTGGCAACAGTCCCATGGGCGTCCACCACAACTCCACAGCCCAAAGCCCGCTGCAGCACCTGGGCATGGCCGGGCTGGATTCGCCCTTACTAGGCTACCACGGCCCGCTAGCTAACAACCTGAGTGAGGTACAGAAGGTGCTCCAGATCGTGGACAATACCGTTTGCCGGCAGAAGATGGACTGCAAACCAGAGGAGCTATCCAAACTCAAGGCCTACATGAAGGAGCTGGGGTCTcagatggaggagcagcagaagcAGGCAGGCGGGCAGGTCGGGCTCCCCCTGGTCAGCCACAACGGAGCCACCAAAAGTATTATCGACTACACGCTAGAGAAAGTGAACGAAGCCAAAGCCTGCCTCCAGAGCCTCACCACGGACTCCAAGAGGCAGATTAGCAATATCAAACGGGAGAAGTCCAACCACATGCTCGACGGAGGTGTGGATGACAAGGTGCAGGAGAACATGTTTACACCGTATGCTTGCCAATACTGCAAAGAAACCTTCCCCGGGCCCATCCCCTTACACCAGCACGAGCGCTACCTGTGTAAGATGAATGAGGAGATCAAGGCCGTGCTGCAGCCCACGGAAAACCTGATGGCCAACAAACCAGGCCTGTTCCTGGAGAAGAACAGccacctctccccctcccttctgtcgGACAAGGGCCTCCCCGCGCCTCTTAATCCTTACAGGGACCACATGTCTGTGCTAAAGGCATACTTCGCCATGAACATGGAGCCCAACTCAGAGGAGCTGCTTAAGATTTCCATAGCCGTGGGCCTTCCTCAGGAATTTGTCAAAGAGTGGTTTGAGCAGCGGAAGATGTACCAGTACGGCAGCACCAGGACGCCCCCGCTGGAGCACAGGAACAACTCAGACATGGTAATCGGAACAAATAACCTCCACACTCCTCCTAAAGACTCTATGGTGCCCCAGTCACCTGTGTCTCTCATGAAAGCTACTGAGCGCATCACGTCCCCCTCCATCGCCGAGCTCCACAACAACGTCAACAACTGTGACAACCCTCTGAGACATCTGAAAAACCACCAGTTCAGCGGCAGTGCCAAAGCCCGCGGAGACAAGCTGGACCACTCCCGCAGTAACACGCCCTCCCCCCTCAATctgtcctccacctcctccaagcACTCACACAGCAGCTCCTACACTCCCAACAGCTTGACTTCAGAGGACCTGCAGGCCGAGCCGCTGGACCTGTCTCTGCCCCGCCTCATGAGGGAGCCCAAGCATGCACTGACTGTCAAAAGCAGACCCAAAATCAACAGTATCACCATGGACCACAGCAGCATCCCCTCGCCCAGAGAGCACTTCGAAGAGCCTTTGAACTTGGCCTATCTCAAAAAGGAATTCTCCGCCGCCAACAACGGAAACTTAGAGAAAAGCACTAGCCCTATTTTTGGCATTAACCCTTTTGCAGCCAAGCCCCTGTACACGTCCCTCCCCCCTCAGAGCGCGTTCCCTCCGGCCACATTCATGCCCCCCATGCAAGCTAGCATCCCAGGGCTGAGGCCATACCCAGGCATTGATCAGATGGGCTTCCTACCACACATGGCCTACACTTATGCAGCGGGGGCAGCTACGTTTGCCGAGATGCAGCAGAGAAGGAAGTACCAGCGGAAACCCGGGTTCCAG GGGGACCTGCTGGACGCCACGCCCGATTACTTGTCCGGCCTGGATGACATGACAGACCCCGACTCCTGTCTGTCGCGGAAGAAGATTAAGAAGACTGAAAGTGGTATGTACGCGTGTGACTTGTGCGACAAAACATTCCAGAAGAGCAGTTCCCTTCTCAGACACAAATATGAACACACAG GGAAGCGACCCCACCAATGTCAGATCTGCAAGAAGGCCTTCAAACACAAGCACCATCTAATCGAGCACTCGCGTCTTCATTCTGGGGAAAAACCGTACCAGTGCGACAAATGCGGCAAACGGTTTTCGCACTCCGGTTCGTATTCCCAGCACATGAACCACCGCTATTCCTACTGCAAACGGGAAGCGGAGGAACGCGAGGCGGCTGAGAGGGAAGCGAGGGAGAAGGGCGGTCACCTGGAGCCCACCGAGCTGCTCATGAGTCGGGCTTACCTGCAAGGCCTGGCCCCGCAAGGTTACCCGGAGCTGGGCGAACGCGAGCCGATCCTGAGGCACGAGGCGGCCGTGGCGACGATGaacggagggggcggggccataaGGGAGGAACGCAAGGAAGTGGAAGGAACGTACGGGAAGATGGGTAatagtggaggaggaggaggaggaggtggagcgagggaggaggagttcgaggaagaggaggaggagagcaaaaGCATGGACACGGACCCGGAGACGCTGAGGGACGAAGAGGACGAGAGCTCGCTGGACGGCAAAACGGAAACCAAATCACCGGAGCATGAGGACAACGCGGAGGACGCCATTTGA